The proteins below are encoded in one region of Xenopus laevis strain J_2021 chromosome 8L, Xenopus_laevis_v10.1, whole genome shotgun sequence:
- the LOC121397150 gene encoding cyclin-O protein B-like: protein MGMSNPKKRKREERSRGSAKKIKDERVTCQPAAEKPVPIQDQWNTLRNIKGELNIFEDYGDESYLFYKALEEKFLPSGILTKQTTIEESYWREVTTILIKVHRHFSLDFSTLCLAVKYMARYISGRQLRPGILKPVGATSLYLAIKIMEDNPPNAEEFAQLFGETHYSPSFLAYIENMILYRLECRLYQPTIDFFLEHFTLMSVSAEMFFFDNITRVANALTAARGIAALTMMKYEFHTYLPSLMAQCCLKAAEHILGYNLLVELPSDHPSQIVQKCLKKTVLLASANKEFLHQLMPGVFPEVFPKFPSPPTIQRGRTGAKEPVRQPCKTSAKKPHVESGAKEPARKPGKTLAKRPNPETGAKEPASQPNKTSAKRPKIEAPKGRTESAAEAVAPTRKTARNTQRCCKFCNGSHAYTFPHTHTDTHLS, encoded by the coding sequence ATGGGTATGTCAAACCCAAAAAAGCGCAAGAGAGAGGAGAGGAGTCGTGGAAGCGCCAAAAAGATCAAAGATGAGCGCGTGACCTGCCAACCTGCAGCGGAGAAGCCGGTTCCTATACAAGACCAATGGAACACCCTCAGGAACATCAAAGGAGAACTGAACATCTTTGAGGACTACGGGGATGAGAGCTACCTGTTCTATAAAGCCCTAGAAGAGAAATTCCTACCATCGGGGATTCTCACAAAACAGACCACCATTGAGGAAAGTTATTGGCGGGAAGTCaccaccattttaatcaaagtgcACAGACACTTTTCGCTGGACTTCTCCACCTTGTGCCTTGCTGTAAAATACATGGCAAGGTACATCTCCGGAAGGCAACTGAGACCTGGCATCCTGAAACCAGTGGGGGCCACTAGTTTGTATCTGGCCATTAAGATCATGGAAGACAATCCACCCAACGCAGAAGAGTTTGCGCAGCTGTTTGGTGAAACTCATTACTCACCAAGTTTCTTGGCATATATTGAGAATATGATTCTTTACCGACTGGAGTGTCGCCTGTACCAACCGACCATAGACTTTTTTCTAGAGCACTTCACCTTAATGAGTGTATCCgcggagatgtttttttttgataaCATCACTAGAGTAGCCAATGCTCTTACAGCTGCCAGGGGCATTGCAGCACTGACCATGATGAAGTATGAATTTCATACTTATTTACCATCTTTAATGGCTCAGTGCTGCCTTAAAGCTGCTGAACATATCCTTGGATACAACTTATTAGTGGAGTTGCCCAGCGACCATCCAAGTCAGATCGTGCAGAAATGCCTCAAAAAAACTGTACTCCTGGCATCAGCCAACAAGGAATTTTTACACCAACTTATGCCAGGAGTCTTTCCTGAGGTATTTCCTAAGTTTCCTTCTCCCCCCACCATCCAGAGAGGAAGAACAGGAGCCAAGGAACCAGTCAGGCAGCCTTGCAAAACATCTGCAAAAAAGCCACATGTAGAGTCAGGAGCCAAGGAGCCGGCCAGGAAGCCAGGCAAAACATTGGCTAAAAGGCCAAATCCAGAGACAGGAGCCAAGGAGCCAGCCAGTCAGCCCAACAAAACATCGGCAAAAAGACCAAAGATAGAGGCTCCCAAAGGTAGAACAGAGTCAGCAGCAGAGGCAGTCGCACCCACTAGAAAAACAGCACGGAACACACAAAGATGCTGTAAATTTTGCAATGGCTCACACGCATACACATTTCCAcatactcacacagacacacatttaTCCTGA